Genomic DNA from Candidatus Methylomirabilota bacterium:
GGGCTCGAGCCGGCCCTCCATTTCCGGGCCCTGGCCGGGTCGGGGCTCGCGCTCGAGGAGCAGAAGCAGTGGACCCAGGCCGCCAAGTACTACGAGGAGGTTGCCGAGAAGAGTCCCGACAAGACGCTCGCGGCCTGGGCCAAGACCCGCAAGGCCGCCGTCGCCGCCAATCTCAAGCCCGGCCCCAAATCCGGGGGAAAGGCCGAGAAGCGATGAGGCTCCTCGTTGCCCTCTCGCTCCTGGGCCTTGTCCTGGCTCCTTCTGCTGCGCAGTCCGCCGAGGTAACGCTCACCCTGCCCCCGCCCGACCTCGCCGCTCTGCTGCCTCTGGCCTCACCAGCTCTCGACAAGGGACCCGTGGGCAGCGGCCCGATCAGTCTTCCGCCCTCGCCGCAGCCGGTCCCGCCGCTTCCGCCCGCGCGGATCGTGGTCGATCTGACCCAGATACCCCTGGCTCCCGCGCCCCCTCCGCGCTTCCTCGCGTGCAACCCGCTGGGGACGGTCCTCGGGGTTGCCTCCGAGCTCGTCGAGTGTGGACGAGCGCGCTTCCAGAGAAATGAGCTCGAGGACGCGCGAGAGGCTCTCGAGAACGCCGTGAAGAAGGGCTCCGAGCGCGCCCTCCTCCGAGAGGCGCGGTACTGGCTGGCCGAGACGCTGATCCGTCTGCGCCAGACCGACGGGGTCGAGCAGAACCTGCTCCTGGTCGTGCAGGACGATCCGCGCTCGGACATCGGATACTACGGCGGCCTCGCCTACGGTATGGTCCTCCTCAATGCCGCCCAGCCCGCGCGCGCGCTCGAGACTTTTGACAACATCCTCAAGGCGGGGGCGCCGCCCGAGGTGGTTCCGTGGGCTCGTCACGGACGCGCGCTCGCGCTCTACGGCCTGGGCCGCTTCCCCGACGCGCGCGAAGCCTGGGCGGGGCTCCTCGCCCTGAGCCTGCCGCGCTCCGTCGCCGCCGAGTCGCAGTTCTGGCTCGGCGACACGCTCGGGCGGCTCGGCGACCACAAGAATGCCGTGGCCAGGCTCTCGACGTTCACGGCGCGCGGGCCACAGCTCAACATCGAGTCGGGCCTGCTCCGCCAGGCCTGGTGGAGCCGGGCGGGCGGGCAATCCCTGGAGGCGGTGCAGACCTATCGCGGCCTCCTCCCAGCCTATCCGAAGCTGAGCGAGATTCTCTGGGCGCGGGCCGGGCTGGCCCTGGCCCTTCTCGACATCGGCGACTATGCCGCCGCGCTCGAGGAGGCGCGACGTCTCGACCAGGCCGACGCCAAGGGCACCCTGGCACTGCCCGTGCTTCTCGCCGTGGACCGCTGGGCCACGGAGAAGCATCGAGTGGACGAAGGGCGGGCCCTCTCGCTCGAGCTCCTGGGCAAGAACCTCGAGCCCGCCGCGCGCGCCTATGTCGTGCTCCTCGGCGCGGAGCTCGAGCGCGAGGCGAAGCAGCCGAGCGAGGCGCGCGGCGCCTTCGAGCTCGTCGTGAACAATCCGGGCACGCCCGCCCTCGGCTCGTACGCCGGCTATCGCCTCGCCCAGATCGATATCGAGGGACGCGAGTTCAGCCAGGCTCAGGCTCGGCTCGACGCGCTGCTTCGCCAGCCGCTCGACGCCGATGTCCGCGCGGCCGTGCTCGTGCTCGGCGGCGAGGCAGGCTATGCCGCGCGCGACTGGGACCAGGCCGCGGACCGCTATGGCCGCTATCTGGCCGACTACGGCTCCTCGCCCGAGGCGCCGTCGGTGCAGCTCGCGCTCGGCTGGACACAGTTCCGCCGGGGCCGCTTCGACGAAGCGCGCAAGCTCTGGACCCAGTTCGCCACGAGCCAGGCCAAGGACCCCCGCGCGCCGGGAGCGCTCCTGCTCGCATCCGAGATCGCCGCGCGCGCAGGTGATACGGCCGGCGCCCAGGGGCTCCTCGACGGCCTGATCCAGCGCTATCCCGAGGGCGAGCACGCGGAGGTCGCCCGGCTCAACCGGGCCATCCTCCTCCTCCGGGCCGGCAAGGGCGCGAGCACGGTGAGCGACCTGACCACGCTGGTGCGTCGCGCGCCGCTCTCGCCGTATATCGGCCGGATGCGCCTGGCCCGCGGCGCGGCCCTCATGGCCGACGGCAAGCCGACGGAGGCCGCCCGTGAGCTCACCGCCGCCCTCGGGCAAGGCGAGGGCGCCGTGGCGCATCTGGGACTTGGCCGCCTTGCCTTCGAGCGCGGCCAGTGGGATGAGGCCGAGCGGGAGTTCGTGGAGGCCCGCGATGGCGGCACCAGCGCCATCGTGGCCGCCGCCGAGTACGGCATCGCCGCGGTGCTCTGGAACCAGGGAAAGCGCGAGGACTTCAGCCGCTTCGCGACGGCCCTGCTCGCTCAGCCCGCCGATGCGAGGACGACCCCGTATCTCCTGGGCTCGACGGCCCTCGTGGCCGCCGACGAGCGGAAGTGGAAGGAGGCGCGCGTCGCGACCCTCCGGCTGGTCAAGGAATTCCCGGACAGCGATGCCACGCCGGTGGTCCTGGCGCAGGTGGGGGCGGTGGCGGGACGCGGCGGGGAATGGGCGCTGGCCAGCGATGTCCTCCAGACCCTGGCCACCCGCTATCCGACCCATGGCGCCGCACGCGACGTGCGCCTCGACTATGCCGAGGCTCTGGTCCGGACGGGCGCCACCGCCGAGGCGCGCACGAGGCTGCAGGCTCTCGTGGATGCCTCGCCTCCTGAGGACCCGACGCTGCCCCGCGCGCTCCTGCTCCTGGGCCGGAGCTACGAGACCGCGGGCGATCAGCCACAGGCCACCGACCTCTACGCCCGCGTGACGCGCGATCACCCAGCCTGGCAGGGCGCGGCCACGCTCGGCCAGGCGCGCGTGCTCATGATCGACGGCAAGTGGGCCGAGGCGCAGCCGCTCTTCGAGCGCGCGCTGTCCGCCAGTGATGTGCAGGTCGCCACCGAGGCCGCTTATCGCCTCGGCGAGGGCTACCGGGCCGCGGGTCGTCACCAGCAAGCCGTCGACGCCTACATGACGGCGGCCTATGTCGCTCCCGACACGACGCTGGGACGGCGCGCCCTCCTCGGGGCCGGACAATCCTTCGCCGCCCTCAAGCAGCCGGACTTCGCCGTCATCGTCTACAAGAAGCTGCTGGCCTCGTCGGGCATCGAGACCGACCTGGCGGAGGCGGCGAAGAAGAATCTGCGCGCGCTCGGCGTCAACTAGCCCCGGCGAGCGGGTATAATGCGCGCCCATGAAGGGATATGGCGGGCGCATCCTCTTCGTCGACCTCACGCGCGGGACCAGCCGCGTCGAGGGGCTGGATGAGATCAGGGCCCGCGCGCTCCTCGGCGGCAATGGCCTGGCCGCGAAGCTTCTCCTCGATCACGTGCCGCCCAAGATCGACGCCTACGATCCGGCCAATGCGGTGGTCTTCGCTGTCGGGCCCATCACCGACACCACGGTGCCGGGCAATAGCCGTGCTTGCCTCGCCTCGAAGTCGCCGCTGACCGGGCTCTTCTTCGACTCGACGTTTGGAGGCCGATGGCCGGCCACCATGAAGCGCACCGGCTTCGATGCCCTCGTGATCAGCGGCCAGGCCCCCGCCCCCGTCTATCTCAAGGTGACGGAGACGGGGCTCGAGGTGAAGCCGGCCGCCAGCCTCTGGGGCCAGACCACCCGGGACACCGTGCATGCCATCCAGGCCGTCGAGGGCGACACGGCCGATGTCATGGCCATCGGGCCGGCGGGCGAGCGGCTCGTGCGCTTCGCCTGTGCGGCGACCTACTGGAAGAATCGAGAAGGCGTGGCCGGACGCGGCGGGATCGGGGCCGTGCTCGGGGCCAAGCGCGTCAAGGCCGTGGTCGTGGCGGGGGCGAAGAAGACCGAGGTGGCCGACGCCGCCCTCTTGAAGGCTCTTCTCGAAGAGAAGCGCGAGCCCCTCAAGACGGGCACCGCGGCGCTCTCGAAGTACGGCACGTCGTTCCTCGTCAAGCCCATCAACACGCTGGGCGGGCTCGGCGCCTATAACCTGCGCCAGGAG
This window encodes:
- a CDS encoding tetratricopeptide repeat protein, with product MRLLVALSLLGLVLAPSAAQSAEVTLTLPPPDLAALLPLASPALDKGPVGSGPISLPPSPQPVPPLPPARIVVDLTQIPLAPAPPPRFLACNPLGTVLGVASELVECGRARFQRNELEDAREALENAVKKGSERALLREARYWLAETLIRLRQTDGVEQNLLLVVQDDPRSDIGYYGGLAYGMVLLNAAQPARALETFDNILKAGAPPEVVPWARHGRALALYGLGRFPDAREAWAGLLALSLPRSVAAESQFWLGDTLGRLGDHKNAVARLSTFTARGPQLNIESGLLRQAWWSRAGGQSLEAVQTYRGLLPAYPKLSEILWARAGLALALLDIGDYAAALEEARRLDQADAKGTLALPVLLAVDRWATEKHRVDEGRALSLELLGKNLEPAARAYVVLLGAELEREAKQPSEARGAFELVVNNPGTPALGSYAGYRLAQIDIEGREFSQAQARLDALLRQPLDADVRAAVLVLGGEAGYAARDWDQAADRYGRYLADYGSSPEAPSVQLALGWTQFRRGRFDEARKLWTQFATSQAKDPRAPGALLLASEIAARAGDTAGAQGLLDGLIQRYPEGEHAEVARLNRAILLLRAGKGASTVSDLTTLVRRAPLSPYIGRMRLARGAALMADGKPTEAARELTAALGQGEGAVAHLGLGRLAFERGQWDEAEREFVEARDGGTSAIVAAAEYGIAAVLWNQGKREDFSRFATALLAQPADARTTPYLLGSTALVAADERKWKEARVATLRLVKEFPDSDATPVVLAQVGAVAGRGGEWALASDVLQTLATRYPTHGAARDVRLDYAEALVRTGATAEARTRLQALVDASPPEDPTLPRALLLLGRSYETAGDQPQATDLYARVTRDHPAWQGAATLGQARVLMIDGKWAEAQPLFERALSASDVQVATEAAYRLGEGYRAAGRHQQAVDAYMTAAYVAPDTTLGRRALLGAGQSFAALKQPDFAVIVYKKLLASSGIETDLAEAAKKNLRALGVN